The Marinobacter halotolerans genome includes a window with the following:
- a CDS encoding AEC family transporter — protein MIQHLSEALFPLLSLIILGAVLGRTTDFFDGRALSGLVTSVGIPALLLHSILSMEMDISGMGALVGITVVWLVAMSAVTALMLAVIGLPVRSYLPALVHPNTGNMGIPVCFALFGSQSLGLAVVISSVIQVSHFTLGIGCLSGRLSIRSMAKNGPVMALIVGALLLVADIRLPGPVMTTLDMLSSITIPVMLMLLGSSIASLKLAGARDVLRPLGFSFYRPLVGLAVAWLLLLVWPFGDLEAQVFLIQSAMSVAVMSYVLAVRYQGPSQEIALTIPMSLAVSLGVVVVFALFQ, from the coding sequence ATGATCCAACATCTTTCCGAAGCCCTTTTTCCACTGCTGTCCCTGATCATTCTTGGGGCTGTTCTTGGTCGTACGACGGATTTTTTTGACGGCCGGGCGTTGTCTGGCCTTGTTACCTCGGTGGGTATTCCGGCTCTGCTGCTTCATTCCATATTGAGTATGGAAATGGATATTTCCGGTATGGGAGCGCTGGTGGGTATTACCGTGGTCTGGCTGGTGGCCATGTCGGCGGTGACCGCCTTGATGCTTGCCGTGATCGGTTTGCCGGTCCGATCCTATTTGCCGGCCCTGGTTCACCCCAATACAGGCAATATGGGGATTCCCGTCTGTTTTGCGCTGTTCGGGTCGCAGTCGCTGGGTTTGGCAGTGGTGATATCGTCGGTGATCCAGGTAAGCCACTTTACCCTTGGCATCGGTTGTCTGTCTGGCCGTCTGTCGATACGTTCGATGGCGAAGAATGGCCCGGTAATGGCGCTGATCGTCGGGGCACTGCTGCTGGTAGCCGACATTCGCCTGCCGGGGCCAGTCATGACCACGCTGGATATGCTGAGCTCGATTACCATTCCGGTGATGCTGATGTTGTTGGGCAGCTCTATTGCCAGTCTGAAACTGGCAGGGGCCCGGGATGTTCTCAGGCCCCTGGGGTTCAGCTTTTACCGACCACTGGTTGGCCTCGCGGTGGCCTGGCTACTGCTGCTGGTCTGGCCGTTCGGCGACCTGGAGGCGCAGGTTTTCCTGATTCAATCGGCCATGTCGGTTGCGGTGATGAGCTATGTGCTGGCGGTGCGTTACCAGGGGCCGTCCCAGGAGATAGCGTTGACTATCCCCATGTCCTTGGCGGTTTCATTGGGTGTCGTTGTGGTCTTTGCACTGTTCCAGTGA
- a CDS encoding ribonuclease Z encodes MEFTFLGTSAGTPTRARNVSALALCHASPKPWYLVDCGEGTQHQLMQTRYSVMQLRAIFITHIHGDHTFGLPGLLTSASMLGRTQQLDVIAPAEVQNLVHAVLDNSDSSLSYPLNFIDSEAPDFHWQDEHFDVTNVPLSHRVPCRAYVFTEKNLERQLLQEKLREGGVDPGPAWSQLQKGEDVQLEDGRLLRSDDYTRIPRKARRLIVAGDNDTPEVLADACHGAHALIHEATYTQDISERVGPWPQHSSAEQVARFAQQAQLPHLVLTHFSSRYQSGPGGAPHINQLAAEAMQNYEGTLFLARDFDTYRLGKDLSLSCLTADQAT; translated from the coding sequence ATGGAGTTCACCTTTCTGGGCACATCCGCTGGAACGCCGACGCGAGCACGCAATGTCAGTGCTCTGGCCCTGTGCCATGCCAGTCCCAAACCCTGGTATCTGGTGGACTGCGGTGAAGGCACCCAGCATCAGCTGATGCAAACCCGTTACTCGGTTATGCAACTGCGGGCCATATTCATCACCCATATTCACGGTGACCATACTTTTGGCCTGCCGGGGCTGCTGACCAGTGCCTCCATGCTGGGCCGAACCCAGCAGTTGGACGTAATTGCCCCGGCCGAGGTTCAGAACCTTGTTCACGCGGTGCTTGATAATAGTGACTCCAGCCTGAGCTACCCATTGAATTTCATTGACTCGGAAGCCCCGGACTTTCACTGGCAGGATGAACACTTTGACGTGACCAATGTGCCGCTGTCCCACCGCGTTCCCTGTCGGGCCTATGTCTTCACTGAAAAGAACCTCGAGCGACAGTTGCTGCAGGAAAAACTGCGGGAAGGTGGCGTCGATCCCGGCCCCGCCTGGAGCCAGTTGCAGAAGGGAGAAGATGTGCAGCTTGAGGACGGGCGCTTGCTCAGAAGCGATGATTACACCCGGATCCCCCGCAAGGCCCGCCGCCTGATCGTTGCCGGCGATAACGACACCCCGGAAGTACTCGCCGATGCCTGCCACGGAGCACATGCACTGATTCACGAGGCCACCTATACCCAGGACATTTCCGAAAGGGTCGGACCCTGGCCACAACACAGCTCGGCCGAGCAGGTGGCCCGGTTTGCCCAGCAGGCGCAACTGCCCCACCTGGTCCTCACCCACTTCAGCTCCCGTTACCAGTCCGGCCCTGGCGGCGCGCCCCATATCAACCAGCTGGCAGCAGAAGCCATGCAGAACTATGAAGGCACACTGTTTCTGGCTCGGGATTTCGATACTTACCGCCTCGGCAAAGACCTGTCACTGAGTTGCCTGACCGCGGACCAGGCAACCTGA